The Actinopolymorpha sp. NPDC004070 nucleotide sequence ACCTCGACGAGGGCTCCCCCACGGATTCGGCCGAGGGCCCGGAGTCGTCGTACGCCCAGGACGCCGGCCGGGCGCCCGCGCCGGGCGTCGGTGACCTGCCCGAACTCCTCGGCCGGTTCACAGCCGGCGGCTCCGGGCCGGTCCGGCTGCACCTGCCGCCCGACCTGGCTGCCGCGGTCCCCCGCGAGATCGGCTCCACCGTCCACCGGGTGGTGGTGGAGGCGCTGACGAACGTACGCCGGCACGCACCGCTGGACTCCGCCGTCACCGTCACGCTCGCCAGGAGCGACGGCGCCGGCGACCACGACAGCCCGACGCTGACCGTGGAGATCACCAACCAGCCGGGCGATCCGGACCGTACGGACACGCCGGTCGACGGCGGCGACCGCCGGGGCGGCCTCGGCCTGGTCGGCCTGAGCGAACGGGTCCAGGCCCTCGGCGGCACGCTGACCGCGGGCCCGTACGGCCGGGCGGGATGGCGTACGACCGCGGTCCTCCCGCTGGCGTCCGGGGGCACCGACCGAACCGGCCGCACCGGCCGAACCGACCGCACCGGCCGAACCGACCGAGCCGGCCGAACCGACCGCCTGGGTGACCTGGGCGGCGACACGATGAAACGATGATCGACGTGGCCACCCGGATTCTCATCGCCGACGACCAGGAGAACATCCGCAGCGGCTTCCGGCTGATCCTGGACTCCCAGCCGGACATGCAGGTCGTCGCCGAGGCCGCGGACGGCGTCTCGGCGCTGGAGCAGGCCCGGCACCTGCGCCCGGACGTCGTGGTCGCCGACATCCGGATGCCGCGGCTGGACGGCCTGGAACTCACCCGGGCGCTGGCCGGGCCGGACGTCGCGGACCCGCTGCGGGTGGTGGTGGTGACGACGTTCGACCTGGACGAGTACGCCCACACCGCGCTCGCGTACGGCGCCTGCGGGTTCCTGCTCAAGCGGGCCGGCCCGACGCTGCTGGTCGAGGCGGTGCGCGCGGCGATGGCCGGCGACACGCTGATCAGTCCGTCGGTCACGGTCCGCCTGCTGCGTCACGTCACCCAGCAGCGGCGTACCCGCACCGCTCCCCCGGTCGAGCCGCTGACCGACCGGGAGGTGGAGGTGGCCAGGCTGGTCGCCGCCGGCAAGACGAACGCCGAGATCGGCGCCGACCTGT carries:
- a CDS encoding response regulator transcription factor; the encoded protein is MATRILIADDQENIRSGFRLILDSQPDMQVVAEAADGVSALEQARHLRPDVVVADIRMPRLDGLELTRALAGPDVADPLRVVVVTTFDLDEYAHTALAYGACGFLLKRAGPTLLVEAVRAAMAGDTLISPSVTVRLLRHVTQQRRTRTAPPVEPLTDREVEVARLVAAGKTNAEIGADLFISAGTTKTHTANIQRKLGVRNRVGIAAWVWESGETIP